One Deltaproteobacteria bacterium genomic window carries:
- a CDS encoding glycosyltransferase family 4 protein, translating to MRLTNRSSYEKNSREEIIHGDADLFRISREACVRIAYLVASSDISGGQRVIFQQAEALADLGCDVTLVCPEPQPDWFPLRKARWETAPFHRSKALARTDIRVATFWTTVAAAVADFSGPVFHLCQGYEADFSFYTPKRRDIESAYSEATHKLAVSPHMARRLAAVGYTPVTYVGQTFSPEEFPPDPMRRFDRFPPRVLLIGIFEADVKGIRETLEALAGLRRSGIMFHLHRISTWPISPEEAAILMPDAYRLRLTPSEMGEMYHASDLFIGPSHPEEGFGLPVLEALSSGLPAILSDTPAHRHIARDVAEYYPVGDAEALAWMLSRLLADGPRRARLSAMGPIEAVRFRTGDVADKLVTVFTKALLHGH from the coding sequence GTGAGGTTGACAAATCGGTCCTCCTATGAAAAGAATAGTCGAGAAGAGATCATTCATGGAGATGCGGACCTGTTCAGAATTTCCAGAGAGGCATGTGTGAGAATCGCCTATCTAGTGGCATCCAGCGATATTTCCGGTGGGCAGCGTGTCATTTTCCAGCAGGCGGAAGCCTTGGCCGATTTGGGATGTGACGTCACGCTGGTCTGTCCTGAACCGCAGCCGGACTGGTTCCCCCTTCGAAAGGCAAGGTGGGAGACGGCCCCATTCCACAGGTCAAAGGCCCTGGCCCGTACGGATATCCGTGTGGCAACCTTCTGGACCACGGTTGCTGCCGCGGTGGCCGATTTCAGCGGTCCGGTTTTCCATCTCTGTCAGGGGTATGAAGCAGACTTTTCATTTTACACGCCAAAGCGAAGGGATATTGAATCAGCCTATAGCGAGGCGACGCATAAACTCGCCGTCTCCCCCCACATGGCCAGACGTCTGGCGGCCGTGGGGTACACCCCTGTTACGTACGTGGGGCAGACATTTAGTCCTGAGGAATTTCCCCCCGATCCAATGAGACGTTTTGACCGGTTCCCGCCCAGAGTGCTTTTAATAGGGATCTTTGAGGCCGATGTCAAAGGGATACGCGAAACACTGGAGGCGCTCGCCGGGCTGCGCCGCTCCGGAATCATGTTCCATCTGCACCGGATCTCTACCTGGCCCATATCGCCGGAAGAAGCCGCCATTCTCATGCCGGACGCCTACCGCCTTCGCCTGACGCCTTCCGAGATGGGAGAAATGTACCACGCTTCCGATCTTTTTATCGGCCCTTCTCATCCGGAAGAAGGATTCGGCCTGCCTGTATTGGAAGCCCTTTCTTCGGGACTTCCCGCCATCCTTTCAGACACCCCCGCCCACCGGCACATCGCCCGTGACGTAGCCGAATACTACCCTGTCGGCGACGCCGAAGCCCTTGCTTGGATGCTCTCCCGCCTGCTGGCGGACGGTCCGCGGCGCGCCCGACTCTCGGCCATGGGCCCCATCGAGGCAGTACGGTTCCGCACCGGGGACGTGGCCGACAAGCTGGTGACGGTCTTCACCAAAGCACTGCTGCATGGCCATTGA
- a CDS encoding glycosyltransferase, whose product MKNGVSVIIPTFNGGQIFSECLEMIGRQVYDGPIQLIVVDSGSTDGTIEAAKRAGALVRKIDKGAFHHARTRNLAVSLAAFDKVIFMVQDAVPCSDRWLSGMVRGLEEDGAAAAFAAHVPHAEATPYARFEIESIAAARRDASAAEEVRSFESFQQMPYERAYRSVGLDNVCAVYRKELLESTPFPDVDFAEDLAWAVKIALLGHRIVYLPHIQIRHSHNRSPEYAFRRQIVNSYWVAGIMRRTMEDLSDLSLTDLMSVALSMRSFLLRMIKEGRYGLKGLEGEVLFMDRLLKHYPLMHRIGMRAGDLFFSRHSGRASSGAKRMAQQAEADMACQLGMIMNGYPPKDRDEWVRTVEQVAANILGRIHGEVYAAGVLKGRVSRRLDEFIRPFFSGV is encoded by the coding sequence ATGAAAAATGGCGTAAGCGTAATCATCCCAACCTTTAATGGGGGTCAGATCTTTTCCGAATGCCTGGAAATGATCGGCCGGCAGGTGTATGACGGCCCGATTCAATTGATTGTTGTGGATTCGGGCTCTACGGATGGAACCATTGAGGCGGCAAAAAGGGCGGGAGCCCTTGTCAGGAAGATAGATAAAGGGGCGTTTCATCACGCCCGGACAAGAAACCTGGCGGTTTCCCTCGCAGCCTTCGACAAGGTCATTTTTATGGTCCAGGATGCGGTTCCCTGTTCCGACAGGTGGCTTTCGGGGATGGTGCGCGGGTTGGAGGAAGATGGGGCGGCAGCAGCCTTTGCAGCCCACGTCCCCCATGCGGAGGCCACCCCTTACGCACGGTTTGAAATCGAATCCATCGCGGCCGCCAGGCGTGACGCATCTGCCGCGGAGGAGGTTCGATCTTTTGAATCCTTTCAACAAATGCCGTACGAGAGGGCATACAGGAGTGTGGGGCTGGACAATGTGTGCGCTGTTTACCGAAAAGAACTTCTCGAAAGTACCCCTTTTCCTGATGTGGATTTTGCCGAGGATCTGGCCTGGGCGGTCAAAATCGCCCTTCTGGGACATCGGATAGTCTATTTGCCCCATATCCAGATCCGCCATTCCCACAATCGATCCCCGGAGTACGCATTCCGCCGTCAGATTGTCAACTCATACTGGGTGGCCGGAATTATGAGGCGGACCATGGAAGACCTTTCCGATCTGTCGCTCACGGATCTGATGTCCGTGGCCCTGTCAATGCGTTCCTTTCTCCTTCGCATGATAAAAGAAGGGCGGTACGGTTTGAAGGGTCTTGAAGGAGAGGTCCTGTTTATGGACCGCTTGTTGAAACATTATCCCCTCATGCACAGGATAGGGATGAGGGCCGGCGACCTTTTTTTTTCAAGGCATTCGGGACGCGCTTCTTCAGGCGCCAAAAGGATGGCTCAACAGGCCGAGGCGGATATGGCATGCCAGTTGGGAATGATTATGAACGGGTATCCCCCGAAAGACCGGGACGAATGGGTCCGGACCGTGGAACAGGTCGCGGCGAATATACTGGGAAGGATCCATGGAGAGGTCTATGCCGCCGGTGTGCTTAAGGGCCGGGTGTCTCGGCGGTTGGACGAGTTCATCAGGCCGTTTTTCTCCGGGGTGTGA
- a CDS encoding glycosyltransferase: MKILQVSTYDVSGGAARAAYRLQKGLREMGHDSRMLVRHKDARDNAVVRVDANERLENSNEDFFLSGIIQPYYIDSNQTELSNTLFSLPYPGYDLSESPVVRSADIINLHWVAQYQSLMTLHRLLALRRPVVWTLHDQWAFTGGCHYSAGCEKYQSDCVECPQLRDDPFNLPAAILKDKLEIFRDANLTIVTPSRWMASCARKSRLFKGLRIDVIPNSLKTDLYMPLPKPEAKEAIGIPPQAIAMLFGAIDGSEKRKGFSELVDAVKFCQNEDIFQQLLHEDKLRLVCFGKPSHELESIGIPFVALGHLDTDEKIRNAYSAADIFLLPSLEDNLPNTVLESMSCGTPVVAFDVGGLPDMVTSGVTGQLVPLSDTRKMGETIIDLIQRPDLLKSMGEEGRKRAEREYALSVQAGRYSDLYKELHLSNNSDFDTEPAVSTAAAAWENGPKEESLSASVTTEIGPSFREIYDHVLMKALRSIPVTLNILEDNYLKDLEQQVKELHVHLEARLVKIHALTGMLKVAEADRAEGKREIEGLKTVLAQRAADINSLHEYINILNGEHSKCLSDVDRLTEDIYKLTEDVNKLTEWLKDSRQQFIELRRRFPVRVMKKLKLI, from the coding sequence ATGAAGATTCTTCAGGTCAGTACATATGATGTTTCAGGGGGGGCCGCACGGGCCGCCTACCGGCTGCAAAAAGGGCTTCGCGAGATGGGGCACGACTCCCGGATGCTGGTCAGGCACAAAGACGCACGAGATAATGCCGTTGTTAGGGTGGATGCCAACGAAAGGCTTGAAAATTCGAATGAGGATTTTTTCCTTTCCGGCATTATTCAACCCTACTACATCGATTCGAACCAGACGGAGTTGAGCAATACCCTCTTTTCGCTTCCTTATCCGGGATATGACCTGTCCGAGTCACCCGTGGTAAGATCTGCCGATATTATTAACCTGCACTGGGTGGCTCAGTACCAGTCACTGATGACCCTTCACCGATTGCTCGCCCTGCGGAGGCCGGTCGTGTGGACGCTCCACGATCAATGGGCCTTTACCGGCGGTTGTCATTATTCTGCCGGGTGTGAAAAGTATCAATCAGATTGTGTTGAGTGTCCGCAGCTGAGGGATGATCCCTTCAATTTGCCCGCGGCAATTCTGAAAGACAAATTGGAGATCTTCAGAGACGCCAATCTAACCATCGTTACACCCAGCCGCTGGATGGCGTCGTGTGCCAGGAAGAGCAGGCTTTTTAAAGGCCTGAGAATTGATGTCATTCCAAATTCCCTAAAAACAGACCTCTATATGCCTTTGCCTAAACCAGAAGCAAAAGAGGCAATCGGAATCCCTCCTCAAGCAATCGCCATGCTTTTTGGCGCTATAGACGGATCAGAGAAAAGAAAAGGGTTTTCCGAACTGGTCGATGCAGTCAAATTCTGCCAGAATGAGGACATTTTTCAGCAACTGCTTCATGAGGACAAGCTTAGACTGGTGTGCTTTGGAAAACCGAGTCATGAACTTGAGTCAATTGGGATTCCTTTCGTTGCTTTAGGGCATCTTGACACTGATGAAAAAATTAGAAATGCCTATTCCGCCGCGGATATTTTTTTGCTCCCGTCACTGGAAGACAATCTGCCCAATACCGTACTCGAGTCCATGAGCTGCGGCACACCGGTGGTTGCCTTTGACGTAGGCGGTCTGCCCGATATGGTCACAAGCGGGGTCACGGGTCAACTGGTCCCCTTGTCGGACACCAGAAAGATGGGAGAAACCATTATCGATCTCATTCAAAGACCGGATTTGCTGAAGTCCATGGGGGAAGAGGGGCGAAAAAGGGCGGAAAGGGAATACGCTTTGAGCGTCCAGGCGGGGCGTTATTCTGATTTGTACAAGGAACTGCATCTAAGCAATAACTCGGATTTTGACACTGAACCGGCAGTATCCACCGCTGCCGCTGCATGGGAAAATGGTCCAAAAGAAGAGTCCTTATCGGCTTCGGTAACGACGGAAATAGGGCCTTCTTTCAGGGAGATCTACGACCACGTGTTGATGAAGGCGCTCAGGAGCATTCCCGTGACGCTGAACATATTAGAGGATAATTACCTCAAGGATTTAGAACAACAGGTGAAAGAACTTCACGTTCACCTTGAGGCGCGACTGGTAAAGATACATGCCCTGACAGGAATGCTTAAGGTGGCGGAGGCGGACAGGGCCGAAGGAAAGAGAGAAATCGAGGGGTTGAAGACTGTTCTGGCGCAGCGTGCTGCAGATATCAACAGCCTTCATGAATATATTAATATCCTCAATGGTGAACATTCGAAATGTCTTTCAGATGTAGACAGGCTAACGGAAGATATTTATAAATTGACGGAAGATGTTAATAAACTGACAGAATGGCTCAAGGATTCTCGGCAACAATTTATTGAGCTCAGGAGGCGGTTCCCTGTGAGAGTGATGAAGAAGTTGAAACTGATATGA
- a CDS encoding glycosyltransferase: MNTKTRLPKISVVTPSFNQGRFLEECITSVLEQDYPDFEYIIIDGGSTDNSLDIIAAHQPYLAYFVSESDKGQSSAISKGFKKAKGELVAWLNSDDYYLPGAFRKVAEVYARDPEASFYFGNGFRVDSKGRKKRRFFESDSVNFNRDGLLYCLNYILQPATFINAPYLNKVQFLDEDLHYGMDTDLWLRLSKEKMPAFVPETLAVSREYEDTKTSTGSFQRAEELRQIALRHTGQPMTPGVLLYFLDTLRRFIVQEKSPFPQQFNLEVDLFSRRAAHLMSDFDIDCTGFPYGEEYQEKQTNWSNALKQIRDLSDLLSQPEAEAKDRVDIVGKLENLLDGIGTELASQLKLIENLKIQMEMIDADRIAQLQALEGLSIRQNLLVLAKRLKKIIGL, from the coding sequence ATGAATACTAAAACAAGGCTGCCCAAAATATCCGTTGTGACCCCGTCCTTTAATCAGGGACGGTTCCTTGAGGAATGCATCACTTCGGTCCTCGAACAGGATTACCCTGATTTTGAGTATATTATTATCGATGGAGGATCGACGGATAACAGCCTCGATATCATTGCAGCGCATCAACCGTATCTTGCCTATTTTGTGAGCGAATCTGATAAGGGCCAGAGCAGTGCGATCAGCAAAGGGTTTAAGAAAGCAAAAGGGGAGTTGGTCGCCTGGTTGAATTCGGACGACTACTATTTGCCCGGGGCATTCAGAAAGGTTGCCGAGGTCTATGCCCGGGATCCGGAGGCATCCTTCTATTTCGGCAATGGGTTTCGCGTGGATTCAAAGGGCAGGAAAAAGAGGAGGTTTTTTGAAAGCGACAGTGTTAATTTTAATCGGGACGGTCTCCTGTACTGCCTTAATTACATTCTCCAGCCCGCTACCTTTATCAATGCCCCCTATCTCAATAAAGTTCAATTCCTGGATGAAGATCTCCACTATGGTATGGATACGGACCTGTGGCTGAGACTTTCCAAGGAGAAGATGCCCGCCTTTGTTCCGGAAACACTGGCTGTCAGCAGGGAATATGAGGATACAAAGACCTCAACCGGTTCATTTCAACGGGCTGAAGAGCTGAGGCAAATTGCGCTAAGGCATACCGGACAACCCATGACGCCGGGCGTTTTGTTATATTTTCTGGATACGCTTCGCAGGTTCATCGTTCAGGAAAAAAGTCCGTTTCCCCAACAGTTTAATTTGGAAGTGGATCTCTTTTCGCGCCGGGCCGCCCATCTGATGAGCGACTTCGATATTGACTGTACGGGGTTTCCCTATGGTGAAGAATATCAAGAGAAACAAACGAATTGGTCGAACGCCCTGAAGCAGATAAGGGATCTGTCAGATCTCTTGAGCCAGCCTGAAGCAGAGGCTAAAGACCGGGTCGATATTGTGGGTAAGCTGGAGAATCTTCTTGACGGCATCGGCACTGAATTGGCTTCGCAACTGAAACTCATTGAGAATCTCAAAATACAAATGGAGATGATTGATGCGGACAGGATAGCCCAGTTGCAGGCCTTGGAAGGCCTTTCTATTCGACAGAATCTCCTGGTTTTGGCAAAACGCTTGAAGAAGATAATAGGATTATAG
- a CDS encoding glycosyltransferase produces the protein MEPLPESVHNITLPGSSFYRQVDHLVKTKEIDILFRVYPLDDDLEVSLSKQIVFVPDIQHEIFPEFFKTADLRARRLAFGKALSKAGGIITLSEHAKKTINDSPWALDPDIFVVNPALQEEHRNFQESDLSDQERQLLPKGGFFYFPANLWPHKNHRRTFQAFREFLESTKADMAIILTGFPEGWEDLRASVADLPIRHLGYVSPQMVQVLMQRAEAMLFFSLFEGFGIPLLEAFRAETPVICSDTTSLPEVSGDAALRCDPTDTHAMASLMIRIHEDENLRKCLVEKGKKRGSYFTWHRAAEAMHRSFEIVYEKIALENRLKTSKPRVEWGSERPLVSIVTPSYNQGIFLKRTIDSVLNQDYPNTEYIVVDGGSEDGSLDILKSYKDAFEWISEPDRGQTHAINKGFARARGMIRCYLNSDDILYPGAISTVVEQFHENPEVDLLYGKADYIDEKDRKTGMYNTDEYSFERNLFDCCICQPASFWRKRIADIVGKFDEGLQYAMDYDYWLRIDRAGGRILHIPDILAASRRYEGTKTLSQRDEIFTEIFKICKTHANYVSINYFEGLWHHRLIEKRSLLSKMLRPIRRYYRRIGLFHYILFNRDYYRPKNLPMSLSLGISPYLQRRSPILYHLFYRLGRDLSRHKAKVKGVYQDNWISPKCCFRLNNSNGKYHLAGVPNQDMSMRVLLNGKQGDAYQLISNKYEQFEFEIGGENGTRLELRFSKWFEDPHKRKLSFLIYDTDLFMPYDL, from the coding sequence ATGGAACCTCTTCCAGAATCCGTCCATAATATAACATTGCCGGGTTCGAGCTTTTACCGGCAGGTGGATCATCTTGTCAAAACTAAAGAGATTGACATCCTTTTCAGGGTTTACCCTTTGGATGACGACCTGGAAGTCAGTCTCTCAAAACAGATTGTCTTCGTGCCTGACATACAGCATGAGATCTTTCCTGAATTTTTTAAGACGGCTGACTTGCGAGCCAGGCGCCTCGCATTCGGTAAGGCGCTCAGCAAGGCAGGCGGGATCATAACCCTCAGTGAACATGCCAAAAAAACCATCAATGACTCTCCGTGGGCCCTGGACCCTGATATCTTTGTTGTAAACCCCGCCCTGCAGGAGGAACATAGGAATTTCCAGGAGTCCGACCTGAGTGACCAGGAGAGACAACTTCTGCCCAAAGGCGGGTTCTTTTATTTCCCGGCCAATTTGTGGCCCCACAAGAACCATCGTCGCACTTTCCAGGCATTCAGGGAGTTCCTTGAATCCACCAAGGCCGATATGGCAATCATCTTGACCGGCTTTCCAGAAGGATGGGAAGATCTGAGGGCCAGTGTTGCGGATTTGCCGATCCGGCATTTGGGATATGTCAGCCCACAAATGGTGCAGGTTCTGATGCAAAGGGCTGAAGCCATGCTCTTTTTCTCTCTGTTCGAAGGCTTTGGTATCCCTCTTTTGGAGGCGTTCAGGGCGGAAACACCTGTTATTTGCAGCGATACAACAAGCCTTCCCGAAGTCAGCGGAGACGCCGCCCTGAGATGTGACCCCACCGACACCCATGCCATGGCGTCCTTGATGATCCGGATTCATGAAGATGAAAACCTTCGAAAATGTCTTGTGGAAAAGGGAAAAAAACGCGGGTCATATTTCACATGGCATCGTGCTGCTGAAGCTATGCACCGGTCGTTTGAGATTGTTTATGAAAAAATAGCCTTGGAGAACAGACTCAAGACAAGCAAACCGCGTGTAGAATGGGGGAGCGAGAGGCCGTTGGTTTCGATAGTGACCCCGTCCTACAATCAGGGGATTTTTTTGAAGCGGACCATCGACAGCGTCCTGAATCAGGATTACCCGAATACGGAGTATATTGTTGTTGATGGAGGATCAGAGGATGGATCCCTGGATATCCTGAAATCGTACAAAGATGCGTTTGAATGGATATCCGAGCCTGACCGGGGTCAGACCCATGCGATAAACAAAGGATTTGCCCGGGCCCGGGGGATGATCCGCTGCTATCTGAATTCGGATGATATCCTGTACCCTGGTGCGATCAGCACTGTGGTTGAGCAATTTCATGAGAACCCGGAGGTGGATTTACTTTATGGAAAAGCCGATTATATTGATGAAAAAGACAGAAAAACCGGGATGTACAATACAGACGAGTATTCATTTGAACGGAACCTGTTTGATTGTTGCATCTGCCAGCCGGCCAGCTTTTGGAGGAAGCGGATTGCCGATATCGTCGGCAAGTTCGATGAGGGCCTCCAGTATGCCATGGATTACGATTACTGGCTTCGGATAGACAGGGCTGGCGGAAGGATCCTGCACATACCCGATATACTGGCGGCTTCGAGACGGTATGAAGGCACCAAAACACTTTCACAACGAGACGAGATCTTCACAGAGATATTTAAGATATGCAAGACCCATGCAAATTATGTGAGTATAAATTATTTTGAAGGGTTGTGGCATCATCGCCTCATAGAAAAAAGGAGCCTCCTCTCCAAAATGCTGAGGCCTATACGCCGGTATTACAGGAGGATAGGACTTTTTCACTATATCCTGTTTAATAGGGATTATTACCGGCCCAAGAATCTCCCCATGAGCCTCAGCCTGGGGATTTCTCCTTACCTGCAGCGGCGATCCCCGATCCTGTATCACCTCTTTTACCGACTCGGCAGAGACCTGTCCCGGCATAAAGCAAAAGTGAAAGGGGTCTATCAGGACAACTGGATATCCCCGAAGTGCTGTTTCAGGCTCAACAACTCAAATGGAAAATACCATCTTGCAGGCGTCCCCAACCAGGATATGAGTATGCGCGTTCTTTTGAACGGGAAACAGGGGGACGCGTATCAATTGATATCGAATAAATACGAACAATTTGAGTTTGAAATCGGCGGAGAAAACGGAACAAGGCTGGAACTGCGCTTTTCAAAGTGGTTTGAGGATCCCCACAAGAGAAAGTTGTCGTTTCTCATTTATGACACAGATCTTTTTATGCCGTATGATCTCTAA
- a CDS encoding radical SAM protein → MAVQNHTMAVTAKHFGRSLYGIAIDRSMMKHPLLGQALSSLVADEDLMPEIIWPQHDNVKFVHGGGLGAHELSPAVEGASHLNCKRSSVSPCYLNKALSEVLYFPVDTAQVNGSPERMRQALLAHRDCSAVPWIFNVLANQIEYRTGKVVTDSLPPEVHLSVTGRCNLECRFCSYSHGMSKTEHVGIAQMQCLDFLNHLQTVRLSSGLGEPTINPHLGAIIEYLGIQFPHIDINFSTNGVALNDNGLVNQLINKVSYINVSLNATTPHTWKELCRRDLFDRVCSNLRDLQRAKRKAAALLPLVYGSMVLTTKNIRELPDMPGLCRSLGVDRFTGIPFFAFNYNKSEKYGVAETFHQCHGEYERIYHRTLQEARRHRVSIEIPVPQSRKRVGFGVEVRGFYDFAGIEEPPPRLDPLVDGLRYEARNRKSCPEIWKIAYITNTHMDSLNGSATHYLYPCLGPLSMVDFSMKTPFRFPPHDGFLQLWNSPLYRRLRKAQSMPGVSRVCDLCRNIDSRDPSHFKKLEGLLNGLKLQSVTGPEHALPLLEKTSETPPNRSSEGSPDTWQRHCVDGQLQGPQGRV, encoded by the coding sequence TTGGCAGTCCAAAACCACACCATGGCTGTCACGGCCAAGCATTTCGGCCGGTCTTTGTACGGCATAGCAATAGATCGTTCAATGATGAAGCATCCCTTACTCGGACAGGCGCTTTCCTCCCTGGTTGCCGATGAGGATCTCATGCCGGAAATCATATGGCCTCAGCATGACAATGTGAAATTTGTCCATGGAGGTGGCCTCGGCGCACACGAACTTTCACCGGCAGTCGAAGGGGCATCCCATTTGAATTGTAAACGCTCCTCTGTTTCTCCATGTTATCTCAACAAGGCCCTATCGGAGGTACTTTACTTTCCGGTGGATACTGCTCAGGTCAACGGTTCTCCTGAAAGGATGCGCCAAGCCCTTCTTGCCCACCGGGACTGTTCAGCTGTTCCCTGGATTTTTAATGTCCTGGCCAATCAGATTGAGTATCGGACGGGTAAGGTCGTCACGGATAGTCTCCCCCCGGAGGTCCATTTATCCGTCACCGGAAGGTGTAACCTGGAATGCCGTTTTTGCAGCTACTCCCATGGTATGTCCAAAACAGAGCATGTGGGGATAGCGCAGATGCAATGTCTTGACTTTTTAAACCATCTCCAAACAGTTCGTCTTTCAAGCGGTTTGGGAGAACCCACGATAAACCCGCACCTGGGTGCAATCATTGAATATCTGGGAATACAATTTCCTCATATTGATATCAATTTTTCCACGAATGGGGTTGCTCTGAATGATAATGGACTGGTCAATCAACTTATAAATAAAGTGTCCTATATTAATGTCTCTCTCAACGCTACAACCCCGCATACCTGGAAGGAATTGTGCCGGAGAGATTTATTTGACCGTGTCTGCTCTAACCTGAGGGACCTTCAGCGTGCCAAACGCAAGGCGGCCGCGTTGCTCCCTCTGGTGTATGGATCGATGGTGCTGACCACGAAAAATATCCGTGAACTCCCGGATATGCCGGGACTCTGTCGTTCCCTGGGCGTCGATCGATTTACCGGGATCCCGTTTTTTGCCTTTAACTACAATAAGTCCGAAAAATACGGTGTCGCTGAGACCTTCCACCAGTGTCATGGCGAATACGAACGCATATATCACCGAACCCTCCAAGAGGCGCGCAGACACAGGGTGAGCATTGAAATCCCGGTGCCTCAAAGCAGGAAGCGTGTTGGTTTTGGCGTAGAAGTGCGCGGGTTTTATGACTTTGCCGGAATCGAGGAACCCCCGCCAAGGCTGGATCCCCTGGTGGACGGTCTCAGGTACGAGGCCCGGAACCGCAAATCATGCCCGGAAATATGGAAAATCGCCTACATAACCAATACCCATATGGATTCTTTGAATGGGTCCGCAACCCACTACCTCTATCCATGTCTGGGTCCGTTAAGTATGGTTGATTTTTCGATGAAGACGCCGTTTCGTTTTCCTCCCCATGATGGTTTCCTGCAGCTCTGGAACAGCCCTCTCTACAGGAGACTTCGCAAGGCACAGAGTATGCCTGGAGTTTCACGGGTTTGTGATTTGTGCCGAAACATAGACAGCAGAGATCCGTCGCATTTTAAGAAACTTGAGGGGCTGTTGAATGGATTGAAGCTGCAGTCGGTGACCGGGCCGGAACACGCCCTTCCCCTTTTAGAGAAAACTTCTGAGACACCGCCTAATAGGTCATCGGAGGGATCTCCAGATACTTGGCAAAGGCATTGTGTCGATGGGCAATTGCAAGGACCTCAAGGGCGTGTTTGA
- a CDS encoding aminotransferase class III-fold pyridoxal phosphate-dependent enzyme: MFDQACQLNNWFSLPSQGISWSSSGQAYPLFARHSKGCRFTDIEGRTYLDYIMGWGCALLGHANERIQQAVIESMTSGAISSLPHHLEMDVSRKLCEDIPCAEMVLFGKNGSDVCTAAARLARRYTGRKKILVCGYHGWQDWYVEKQGFTHTGVPEHGEQLVYPFQFNDEDHLQGLMETHKGQIAAVMLEPAGPVEGLNGPLRDADQNFLRALASRTRTEGAILIFDEIITGFRYPGGSVQKATGVIPDLACFGKGLSAGMPLSALVGRRDIFQSTMPNIFYGPTFKGEVYSFAAANEALTIYRELDVPGHIWDYGNRLKTSINRLCKETVPAAELIGPPFRMLMRFKEADPQTVVLMRTLLQQELLKQGLVTYMGVMLPSMAHDDQSLDETVTKFKHALEVLAIAHRHNAFAKYLEIPPMTY; the protein is encoded by the coding sequence ATGTTTGATCAGGCCTGCCAACTCAACAACTGGTTTTCTCTTCCCAGCCAGGGCATCTCCTGGAGCAGTTCGGGACAGGCGTATCCCCTGTTTGCCCGTCATTCAAAGGGATGCCGTTTTACTGATATAGAGGGCCGAACATACCTTGATTACATTATGGGGTGGGGGTGCGCATTGCTCGGGCATGCAAACGAGCGAATCCAACAGGCCGTCATAGAATCAATGACCTCGGGGGCTATCTCCTCTCTACCGCACCATCTGGAAATGGACGTGAGCCGGAAACTATGTGAGGACATCCCATGCGCTGAGATGGTGCTGTTTGGCAAAAACGGGTCTGATGTGTGTACGGCTGCAGCCAGGCTGGCACGTCGTTATACCGGTCGGAAGAAAATCCTCGTGTGCGGTTATCACGGTTGGCAGGACTGGTATGTTGAAAAACAGGGTTTCACCCACACGGGGGTTCCCGAGCACGGGGAACAGCTTGTTTATCCCTTCCAATTTAACGATGAAGACCACTTGCAGGGCTTAATGGAGACACACAAAGGCCAAATAGCTGCTGTGATGCTTGAACCTGCCGGCCCGGTAGAGGGATTGAACGGTCCGTTACGTGATGCTGACCAGAATTTCTTGAGGGCCCTTGCCTCCAGAACGCGGACCGAAGGCGCCATCCTTATCTTTGATGAAATTATCACCGGATTTCGATATCCCGGCGGCAGTGTTCAGAAGGCAACGGGTGTCATTCCGGACCTGGCCTGTTTTGGGAAGGGATTGAGCGCAGGGATGCCCCTTTCCGCCCTTGTCGGACGCAGAGACATTTTCCAGAGCACCATGCCCAACATTTTTTACGGCCCGACATTCAAAGGCGAAGTCTATTCCTTTGCCGCCGCCAATGAAGCCCTCACTATTTATCGGGAACTCGATGTTCCCGGCCATATTTGGGATTATGGAAACCGTCTAAAGACATCGATTAACCGGCTCTGTAAAGAAACCGTACCGGCTGCCGAGCTGATCGGTCCTCCGTTCCGAATGTTAATGCGTTTCAAAGAGGCTGATCCTCAGACGGTTGTCTTGATGAGAACGTTGCTTCAACAGGAATTATTGAAACAGGGGCTGGTGACCTATATGGGGGTCATGTTGCCCAGTATGGCTCATGATGACCAGAGCCTGGATGAAACCGTCACGAAGTTCAAACACGCCCTTGAGGTCCTTGCAATTGCCCATCGACACAATGCCTTTGCCAAGTATCTGGAGATCCCTCCGATGACCTATTAG